One genomic segment of Terrihabitans soli includes these proteins:
- a CDS encoding phage terminase large subunit family protein: MSNWIEKNTTLKKRPFSFHEYEFQRQIADDMHPDLSCIKCSQIGLTEVQLRKYGGFLKRNTAVTGIFTLPNDKMYKRVSQTRFKPLMDSEPVFNQGGIEKPIRSMGLYQIDQSFGYFTGNTEGDATSISADMLVHDEVDLSDPAMLGLFQSRLQNSDFKITQGFSTPTFVGFGIDAKFKASDQHEYLCRCTRCNHWNDPVFTPKFICLPGLSSDLNDLSEIDVDMAAKIALEEAYVRCEKCSAPLDLGNPSLRQWVAKFPSRRARGYRVRPFATPRLTVPYIVGQLLKMKQQENLRGWYNTVLGEPYNDSNARLSEADVRAVMAGASKPDTLPQEIGIGIDVGQICHLVYGTPDVVFGWEQIHADKLVERIKQLGEQYTIVTGALDRHPYTPTANELRDSTHGRIAPVEYRGAASMNLVLDEFEAFSHVQVNRTQIIDAVVSSIRKKQWAFTGYTQYERLIIEHLQDMVRIESAEEPAKWQKLTGNDHFFHALGFLKAAFKLKTIQDFQDLTENRIMSSVITVNIPTHNESHLGLKRPSGKPISIGLHREGF, translated from the coding sequence ATGTCGAACTGGATCGAGAAAAACACAACGCTGAAGAAGCGACCGTTCTCGTTTCATGAGTACGAATTCCAAAGACAGATCGCCGATGACATGCACCCCGACCTGTCGTGCATCAAGTGCTCCCAGATCGGCCTTACCGAAGTTCAGCTCCGCAAATATGGCGGGTTCCTGAAGAGAAACACCGCCGTCACCGGCATCTTCACCCTTCCGAATGACAAGATGTACAAGCGCGTCTCTCAGACCCGCTTCAAACCATTGATGGACAGCGAGCCGGTCTTTAACCAGGGCGGCATTGAAAAACCCATCCGGTCGATGGGCCTCTACCAAATCGACCAGTCCTTCGGATATTTCACCGGCAACACCGAAGGTGACGCCACTTCGATCTCAGCCGACATGCTTGTGCATGATGAAGTCGACTTGTCGGACCCAGCAATGCTCGGTCTCTTCCAGTCGCGTCTCCAGAACTCCGATTTCAAGATCACGCAGGGATTTTCGACTCCAACATTCGTCGGATTTGGTATCGACGCGAAGTTCAAGGCCTCCGATCAGCACGAATATCTTTGCCGCTGCACCCGCTGCAATCACTGGAACGACCCGGTTTTCACGCCGAAATTCATCTGTTTGCCGGGTTTAAGCTCCGATTTGAACGATCTTTCGGAGATCGACGTCGATATGGCAGCGAAAATTGCTCTCGAAGAAGCGTATGTGCGATGTGAGAAGTGTTCGGCGCCGCTCGACCTGGGCAATCCCTCTCTGCGCCAGTGGGTGGCCAAATTCCCCAGCCGGCGAGCCCGTGGCTACCGGGTACGGCCATTTGCTACCCCTCGACTGACGGTTCCTTATATCGTCGGCCAGCTGCTGAAGATGAAACAGCAGGAAAATCTACGCGGCTGGTACAACACAGTTCTCGGGGAACCCTACAACGACTCGAACGCTCGTCTGAGCGAGGCCGATGTCCGAGCGGTAATGGCCGGCGCCTCGAAGCCGGATACTCTTCCGCAGGAAATTGGTATCGGGATCGACGTCGGTCAGATCTGCCATCTTGTTTACGGCACGCCCGATGTTGTCTTTGGCTGGGAACAGATCCACGCCGACAAGCTCGTTGAGCGGATCAAGCAGCTCGGTGAACAATACACGATCGTAACCGGCGCTCTCGATCGCCATCCCTACACTCCGACGGCCAACGAGTTGCGAGATTCGACCCACGGCAGGATTGCTCCGGTCGAGTACCGCGGTGCAGCTTCCATGAATCTAGTGCTCGACGAGTTCGAAGCATTTAGCCACGTCCAGGTCAATCGGACACAGATCATCGACGCCGTGGTGTCGTCCATCCGTAAGAAGCAGTGGGCTTTCACCGGTTATACCCAGTACGAGCGGCTGATCATCGAGCACTTGCAGGACATGGTCCGCATTGAGTCGGCCGAGGAGCCGGCCAAATGGCAAAAGCTCACTGGGAACGACCATTTCTTCCACGCACTCGGCTTCCTCAAGGCGGCGTTCAAGCTGAAAACAATTCAGGATTTTCAGGATCTGACCGAGAACCGCATTATGTCCAGCGTCATTACAGTGAACATTCCGACTCATAACGAGTCGCACCTGGGCCTAAAACGCCCAAGCGGGAAACCCATATCAATCGGATTGCATCGAGAAGGCTTTTAA
- a CDS encoding phage/plasmid primase, P4 family produces MNNIFANEAPRYWAAGLPVIPLRVRDKMPAINRWQLFADTMPTEDQKEEWLLVYHNGNIGLPLGPQSNIVAIDIDTDDPKVLAVLERVLPKSPWKRIGRKGCVMAYRYNGQRTFRLKFANGEMLCECLSKGTQFVLPPSIHPTTQLPYQANGHLLDVLSILPLLPRDIESILRGALEDEGIELSSGTQTRVSTFVPSGARDNAMVAHAGILARAITRGERTLIEALDEIGEWVDSFVERVAGDDISREKAQQKVIEFLVRDVLGERKRTLPEGWDTGLSGEDKEKLGLNFEEENERWEAIKIRNYMQAEFQKISEPNSSAWMSTVEFVLARIAAADLSSLEEDQMLQTITNLSNKQITLTALRKRLRELRQGEIEGNDHAEIANAVITEMSHFGEIRFFGSRFWQWRGACWEPLQEGHILRVIAEDFGHYPAAKKQNDHRGIVKTMASLLEKDLKQIALSGVNFANGFLTEDLELHPHNPDHGLTYVLPYRYMPEDAGRCPLFTQYLHDAWGENPDFQDKISSLQEMMAATMFGLAPKFQRVCCLLGPGGTGKTTLAKIMMELLPDDAVSYVPPHDWSDRFQPTMMLNKIMNFCGELSESKLIDGEKFKLIVEGAEINGQLKGQQIFKFRPIAAQWFAANHLPKSRDHSDGFTRRWLFLEFTRVIPREQRDVDFAVRVANEEREAIASWAVQAILRLKENQDYTIPMSHVVRVEEVSNSINSVRYFLTGSNQVRVGIAAHQGSKETRVSEAKLHEKYYSFCLGSAGVQPVGLQTFRQRMRDLKVSLGFDIIMGKETAGPPSVEYEFITIVETKRT; encoded by the coding sequence ATGAACAATATCTTCGCGAATGAGGCGCCGCGCTATTGGGCGGCCGGCCTCCCCGTTATTCCGCTTCGTGTTCGGGACAAGATGCCTGCGATCAATCGCTGGCAGCTGTTCGCTGACACGATGCCGACCGAGGATCAGAAGGAAGAATGGCTGCTCGTTTATCATAACGGCAACATTGGCCTTCCGCTCGGCCCGCAGTCCAACATCGTCGCGATCGACATCGATACCGATGACCCGAAGGTGCTCGCCGTTCTCGAGCGCGTCCTTCCGAAGTCGCCCTGGAAGCGTATCGGACGCAAGGGCTGCGTCATGGCCTACCGCTATAATGGTCAGCGCACCTTCCGTCTGAAGTTCGCCAACGGTGAAATGCTCTGCGAGTGTCTCTCGAAAGGCACCCAGTTCGTTCTACCCCCCTCGATCCATCCGACGACCCAGCTCCCCTATCAGGCCAACGGGCACCTGCTCGACGTTTTGTCGATCCTCCCGCTCCTGCCCCGTGACATCGAGTCCATCCTTCGTGGAGCGCTCGAAGATGAGGGTATCGAGCTATCTTCGGGCACTCAGACTCGCGTTTCGACGTTCGTCCCCTCCGGCGCCCGCGACAACGCGATGGTTGCCCACGCCGGTATCCTGGCTCGGGCGATCACCCGCGGTGAACGGACCCTGATCGAGGCCCTCGATGAGATCGGGGAATGGGTTGATAGCTTCGTCGAACGGGTGGCCGGCGACGACATCAGCCGTGAGAAGGCCCAGCAAAAGGTCATCGAGTTCCTTGTCCGAGACGTTCTCGGCGAACGAAAGCGCACACTCCCCGAAGGTTGGGACACCGGGCTGTCGGGTGAGGACAAGGAGAAGCTCGGCCTCAACTTCGAGGAAGAAAACGAGCGCTGGGAAGCAATCAAAATCCGCAATTACATGCAGGCGGAATTCCAGAAGATAAGCGAGCCCAACTCGTCGGCTTGGATGTCGACGGTCGAGTTCGTTCTGGCGCGCATCGCGGCCGCGGACCTCTCCTCACTGGAAGAGGACCAGATGCTGCAGACGATCACCAACCTGTCGAACAAGCAGATCACTCTGACCGCTCTTCGGAAGCGGCTGCGGGAACTCCGGCAGGGTGAAATCGAAGGCAACGACCACGCCGAGATCGCCAATGCCGTAATCACTGAGATGTCTCATTTCGGTGAAATCCGGTTCTTTGGCTCAAGGTTCTGGCAATGGCGGGGTGCCTGTTGGGAGCCCTTGCAGGAGGGTCATATCCTTCGGGTCATTGCCGAGGACTTCGGCCACTATCCTGCGGCCAAGAAGCAGAACGACCACCGCGGCATCGTAAAGACGATGGCCTCGTTGCTCGAAAAGGACCTGAAGCAGATTGCGCTCTCAGGCGTGAACTTCGCGAACGGCTTCCTGACCGAGGACCTCGAACTGCATCCGCATAATCCGGACCACGGCCTGACCTATGTCCTGCCATACCGGTACATGCCGGAGGACGCCGGCCGCTGCCCGCTGTTCACCCAGTATCTGCACGATGCGTGGGGCGAGAACCCGGACTTTCAGGACAAAATCTCCTCACTGCAGGAGATGATGGCCGCGACCATGTTCGGGCTCGCCCCCAAGTTCCAGCGGGTCTGCTGCCTGCTCGGGCCGGGCGGGACCGGCAAAACGACGCTGGCAAAGATCATGATGGAGCTTCTGCCGGATGACGCGGTCTCGTATGTGCCGCCGCACGACTGGAGCGACCGCTTTCAGCCGACCATGATGCTGAACAAGATCATGAACTTCTGCGGCGAGCTATCGGAGTCGAAGCTGATTGATGGTGAGAAGTTCAAGCTCATCGTCGAAGGCGCCGAGATCAATGGCCAGCTCAAGGGTCAGCAGATCTTCAAGTTCCGGCCGATTGCGGCTCAGTGGTTCGCAGCGAACCATCTGCCCAAGAGTCGAGACCACTCCGACGGGTTCACCCGCCGGTGGCTGTTCCTCGAATTCACTCGCGTTATTCCTCGTGAACAGCGGGACGTCGATTTTGCCGTCCGGGTGGCGAACGAAGAACGGGAAGCGATCGCGTCATGGGCTGTACAGGCAATCCTGCGGCTGAAGGAAAATCAGGATTACACGATCCCGATGTCCCATGTCGTCCGCGTGGAAGAGGTGTCGAACTCGATCAACTCTGTCCGTTATTTTCTCACGGGCAGCAATCAGGTTCGGGTCGGGATCGCTGCCCATCAGGGATCGAAGGAGACCCGCGTTTCCGAAGCCAAGTTGCACGAAAAGTATTACAGTTTCTGTCTCGGTTCGGCGGGTGTCCAGCCTGTTGGGCTGCAGACGTTTCGGCAGCGGATGCGCGACTTAAAAGTGAGCTTGGGGTTCGACATCATCATGGGCAAGGAAACGGCCGGCCCCCCGTCGGTCGAATACGAGTTCATCACAATTGTGGAAACGAAGCGCACGTAA
- a CDS encoding DUF6197 family protein produces the protein MEVGPEPVPFSNLLVGETYTEVSRAILIRARDRVKAGWSQQAFARDGEDRPTSEWSPTAVRWDAMGSVWAVGGTLAEINFLRSFLPLGSGGLLTWNDDPERSPEQVIQLFDDAISVLTV, from the coding sequence ATGGAAGTCGGTCCAGAGCCCGTCCCGTTCTCTAACTTGCTGGTTGGAGAAACATACACCGAGGTTTCGCGCGCGATACTAATTCGGGCTCGGGACCGGGTGAAAGCGGGATGGTCGCAACAGGCTTTTGCCAGAGATGGTGAAGACCGGCCGACATCCGAATGGTCACCGACCGCCGTCCGTTGGGATGCGATGGGTTCCGTATGGGCGGTCGGTGGAACTCTGGCCGAGATCAACTTCCTACGCTCGTTCCTACCGTTAGGGAGCGGAGGGCTGCTGACGTGGAACGACGATCCAGAGCGATCACCTGAACAGGTGATCCAACTGTTCGACGACGCGATCTCCGTACTTACTGTGTGA